A window from Festucalex cinctus isolate MCC-2025b chromosome 4, RoL_Fcin_1.0, whole genome shotgun sequence encodes these proteins:
- the LOC144018105 gene encoding uncharacterized protein LOC144018105: MCTTKTAEYKEEFCGTEEDIKPQRDELDELCKVEPRVVLHRAGGSDGVPSSFCGPKDEARHCRGFDVNEENFYPEQQELDSPRIKEEEEPQPLHIKEEDQQEDDVTTFPLTGISVKSEDAGGLVAPLSDGDGRASHSSDNDGDQPTKGDVTSHAGSKRVKCSQCDKTYFDKSTLRRHERLHSDVKPFACSVCGKQFAIKGDLNRHTIIHSGIKPYACSVCGKTFTKKSHVNSHTKTHTGEKPFACSVCDKSFYRKTHLKIHTIRHTGEKPFVCSVCGKKFITKDCLKQHTLVHTKEKRHACLVCGLKFSQQKNLTTHTRIHADQKPFGCSVCGRKFYADQDLKRHSKSHTREKPLACSVCDKRFFNQSELKKHTIAHSGEKPFLCSVCGKSWHTNKDLIMHSRIHTGEKAFICSVCGLTFTFKQSLFRHSITHSGEKPFACSVCGKTFCTKMRLKNHTTRHTGEKPFACSVCAKRFSFKSDLKKHSRTHTGEKAFVCSVCGETFSMKATLTTHTRTHTG, translated from the exons ATGTGTACTACAAAAACAGCAGAGTACAAGGAGGAATTTTGTGGAACAGAAGAGGACATCAAGCCACAACGTGACGAACTGGACGAACTTTGTAAGGTGGAACCTCGAGTTGTCTTgcacagagcag GTGGATCTGATGGTGTCCCCTCATCATTCTGTGGACCCAAGGATGAAGCTCGCCATTGCAGAGGTTTTG ATGTCAACGAAGAAAATTTCTACCCTGAGCAGCAAGAGCTCGACTCCCCACGaattaaagaggaggaggagccgcAGCCTCTTCACATTAAAGAAGAAGATCAGCaggaggatgacgtcaccacgTTTCCATTGACTGGCATCAGTGTGAAGAGTGAAGATGCCGGTGGCCTCGTAGCTCCACTTTCAGATGGTGACGGCAGAGCCTCACACTCTTCCGACAATGACGGTGATCAACCCACAAAAGGTGATGTGACGTCGCACGCCGGCAGTAAACGAGTGAAATGCTCTCAGTGTGACAAAACTTATTTCGACAAGTCCACCTTGAGAAGACACGAAAGATTACACAGTGATGTaaaaccttttgcttgctcagtttgcggCAAACAGTTTGCTATAAAAGGTGATTTGAACAGGCACACGATAATACACTCTGGAATAAAACCTtatgcttgctcagtttgtggtaaaacctTTACGAAAAAGTCACATGTAAACAGCCACACCAAAACGCACACTggtgaaaaaccttttgcctgctcagtttgtgacaAAAGTTTCTATAGAAAGACACATTTAAAGATACACACAATAAGACACaccggcgagaaaccttttgtctgctcaGTTTGCGGGAAGAAATTCATTACGAAGGACTGTTTGAAACAGCACACTCTAGTACACACGAAAGAAAAACGTCACGCGTGCTTAGTTTGTGGTCTGAAATTTTctcaacaaaaaaatttaacaacGCACACGAGAATACATGCTGACCAGAAGCCTTTTGGCTGCTCAGTTTGCGGGCGTAAATTTTACGCAGATCAAGATTTAAAAAGGCACTCAAAATCTCACACAAGGGAAAAACCTCTCGCCTGCTCCGTTTGTGATAAACGCTTTTTTAACCAAAGTGAattgaaaaaacacacaatcgCACACAGTGGGGAGAAACCTTTtctctgctcagtttgtggtaaatcGTGGCATACAAATAAAGATTTAATCATGCACTCGAGAattcacactggagagaaagcATTTATCTGCTCAGTGTGTGGTCTAACGTTTACTTTCAAGCAAAGTTTATTTCGACATTCAATcacacacagtggagaaaagCCGTTTGCCTGTTCGGTTTGTGGCAAAACATTTTGTACAAAGATGCGCTTAAAAAATCACACAacaagacacactggggaaaaaccttttgcatGCTCGGTTTGCGCTAAACGGTTTTCTTTCAAaagcgatttaaaaaaacactcaagaacacacactggggagaaagCTTTtgtttgctcagtttgtggtgaaACATTTTCCATGAAGGCAACCTTAACAacgcacac